The Gemella haemolysans genome includes a region encoding these proteins:
- a CDS encoding polyprenyl synthetase family protein, which yields MNNFKNFIEENKDQLNSFAKEYVEKLDMPDILKESITYSLVNDGKKIRPLSFLYLLKYYEVDYTNYFDIALAIELVHTYSLVHDDLPEMDNDDYRWGKLTNHKVFGQDLAVLTGDAMLTLAFEVLSESNVKSDLKVRLIKQFANYSGAMGMIAGQVYDVKQKNYNVDADYLRKMHSLKTGRLIELPMDFACLVADKNCDYEDVKEFGKQLGIAYQIKDDILDYYGDFEKIGKLPSDEDMITYLSFYGIEECEELLQKHTENAINIANKLNNGLLVDFANYLLKRDK from the coding sequence AAACTTCATAGAAGAAAACAAAGATCAATTAAATAGTTTCGCTAAAGAATATGTTGAAAAATTAGATATGCCTGATATTTTAAAAGAATCGATTACTTATTCATTGGTAAATGATGGTAAGAAAATTAGGCCGTTATCATTCTTATATTTATTAAAATATTATGAAGTGGACTATACTAATTATTTTGATATAGCTCTTGCTATAGAGTTGGTTCATACATATTCATTAGTACATGATGATTTACCAGAAATGGATAATGATGATTATCGTTGGGGGAAACTTACGAATCATAAAGTTTTTGGTCAGGATCTTGCTGTGCTTACTGGTGATGCAATGCTTACTTTGGCGTTTGAAGTTCTTAGTGAATCTAATGTTAAGTCTGATTTAAAAGTTAGATTAATAAAACAATTTGCCAATTATTCTGGAGCTATGGGCATGATTGCAGGTCAAGTTTATGACGTAAAACAAAAAAATTACAATGTTGATGCTGACTATTTAAGAAAAATGCATAGCCTAAAAACTGGTCGCTTAATTGAACTACCAATGGATTTTGCTTGTTTAGTAGCTGATAAGAATTGTGATTATGAAGATGTTAAAGAATTTGGGAAGCAGTTAGGTATAGCATATCAGATAAAAGACGATATTCTTGATTATTATGGTGATTTTGAAAAAATTGGAAAACTACCAAGTGACGAAGATATGATTACTTATCTAAGCTTCTATGGTATTGAAGAATGTGAAGAATTACTCCAAAAACATACTGAAAATGCTATAAATATAGCTAATAAACTAAATAATGGTCTGTTAGTAGATTTTGCGAATTATTTATTGAAACGAGATAAATAA